One segment of Fuscovulum ytuae DNA contains the following:
- the leuS gene encoding leucine--tRNA ligase: protein MSRYEPGQTEPKWQAAWDAAGAFTARREPAKAKYYVLEMFPYPSGRIHMGHVRNYTMGDVVARQKAAAGFSVLHPMGWDAFGMPAENAAMERGGHPKDWTYGNIADMRAQMKPLGLSIDWSREFATCDPEYYGQQQAMFIDMLEAGLVYRKAAVVNWDPVDMTVLANEQVIDGKGWRSGAAVERRELTQWFFKISDYSEDLLNALDGLTNWPEKVRLMQANWIGKSRGLQFAFDTVGAPAGFETLEVYTTRPDTLMGASFAAISADHPLAKALEQDPKVAAFIAECRKGGTSAEEIETAEKIGYDTGIRVKHPLDPEWELPVWIANFILMDYGTGAIFGCPAHDQRDFDFATKYGLPIKAVFVAEGAEDSPLAEAFVPMKSERVTYVRGFAGNTSQTGEEAIAAAISHAETNGYGKGVTKFRLRDWGISRQRYWGCPIPVVHCATCGVVPESKANLPVTLPDDVTFDVPGNPLDRHPTWRDCTCPNCGAKARRETDTMDTFVDSSWYYARFTSPRATTPTVAEDAEYWMNVDQYIGGIEHAILHLLYSRFFARAMAKTGHLPQKAVEPFNALFTQGMVTHEIYFTRDANGRPVYHLPEDVIRSDVGATLKDGTAVEIIPSAKMSKSKKNVVDPMNIIAQFGADTARWFVMSDSPPERDVEWTASGAEAAFKHLSRVWRIADEIAQSDAAANGAEDLALARATAKAIDEVTKGIEGFAFNKAIAKLYEFTNTLQRSQAGASAKRDAMKVMAQLMQPMTPHLAEEVWSMLGGAGLVTLAPWPKADPALLVEDEVTLPIQINGKRRAEITVPKDMAATEVEKIALADEAVIKFLAGQPVKKIIVVPGRIINVVV from the coding sequence ATGTCGCGCTATGAACCCGGCCAGACCGAACCGAAATGGCAAGCCGCATGGGATGCGGCAGGGGCCTTTACCGCGCGGCGTGAACCGGCGAAGGCCAAGTATTACGTGCTGGAGATGTTCCCCTATCCATCAGGGCGCATCCACATGGGCCATGTGCGCAACTACACGATGGGCGATGTGGTGGCGCGGCAGAAGGCAGCGGCGGGCTTTTCCGTGCTGCACCCTATGGGCTGGGATGCCTTCGGTATGCCCGCCGAAAACGCCGCGATGGAACGTGGTGGCCATCCGAAGGATTGGACCTACGGCAATATCGCCGACATGCGCGCGCAGATGAAGCCGCTTGGCCTGTCGATCGACTGGAGCCGCGAATTCGCCACCTGCGACCCGGAATATTACGGTCAACAGCAGGCCATGTTCATCGACATGCTGGAAGCGGGCCTCGTCTATCGCAAGGCCGCCGTGGTGAACTGGGACCCGGTCGATATGACGGTTCTCGCTAATGAGCAGGTGATCGACGGCAAGGGATGGCGGTCGGGCGCGGCGGTGGAACGGCGTGAGCTGACGCAGTGGTTCTTTAAGATTTCGGACTATTCGGAAGACCTGCTGAACGCGCTGGACGGGCTGACGAACTGGCCGGAAAAGGTGCGCCTGATGCAGGCGAACTGGATCGGCAAGTCGCGGGGGCTGCAATTCGCCTTCGATACCGTCGGGGCACCCGCCGGGTTTGAGACGCTTGAGGTTTACACCACCCGCCCTGACACTCTGATGGGGGCATCTTTCGCCGCCATCTCGGCCGATCATCCGTTGGCCAAGGCGCTGGAACAGGATCCGAAGGTCGCGGCCTTTATCGCGGAATGCCGCAAGGGCGGCACCAGCGCCGAAGAGATCGAGACGGCGGAAAAGATCGGCTATGACACAGGCATCAGGGTGAAGCACCCGCTCGACCCGGAATGGGAACTGCCCGTCTGGATCGCGAATTTCATCCTGATGGATTACGGCACCGGGGCCATTTTCGGCTGCCCTGCCCATGACCAGCGCGATTTCGATTTTGCTACGAAGTATGGCTTGCCGATCAAGGCGGTTTTCGTGGCCGAAGGTGCCGAGGACTCCCCGTTGGCCGAGGCGTTCGTGCCGATGAAATCTGAACGCGTGACTTACGTGCGGGGCTTCGCCGGGAACACCTCTCAGACTGGGGAGGAGGCCATTGCTGCAGCCATTTCGCACGCAGAAACAAATGGTTATGGAAAGGGTGTCACCAAGTTCCGTTTGCGTGACTGGGGCATTAGCCGCCAGCGCTATTGGGGCTGCCCGATCCCGGTGGTGCATTGCGCCACCTGCGGGGTGGTGCCGGAATCCAAGGCGAATCTGCCCGTTACGCTGCCTGATGACGTGACCTTCGACGTTCCGGGCAACCCGCTGGACCGCCACCCAACCTGGCGCGATTGCACCTGCCCGAACTGCGGCGCCAAAGCCCGGCGCGAGACGGACACGATGGATACCTTTGTGGACTCGTCTTGGTATTACGCCCGCTTTACCTCGCCCCGCGCGACCACGCCCACTGTGGCCGAGGATGCCGAATACTGGATGAACGTCGACCAGTATATCGGCGGGATCGAACATGCGATTCTGCACCTGCTTTATTCCCGCTTCTTTGCACGGGCGATGGCAAAGACCGGCCACCTGCCGCAAAAGGCGGTTGAACCGTTCAACGCGCTATTCACCCAAGGCATGGTCACGCATGAGATTTACTTTACGCGCGATGCAAACGGCCGCCCCGTCTACCACCTACCTGAAGATGTGATCCGCAGCGATGTGGGGGCCACACTGAAGGACGGCACGGCGGTGGAGATCATCCCTTCGGCCAAGATGTCGAAGTCAAAGAAGAACGTCGTCGACCCGATGAACATCATCGCCCAGTTCGGGGCTGATACCGCGCGCTGGTTCGTCATGTCCGACAGCCCGCCCGAACGCGATGTGGAATGGACCGCATCAGGGGCCGAGGCGGCGTTCAAACACCTGTCGCGCGTCTGGCGCATCGCGGACGAGATCGCGCAATCCGATGCCGCCGCCAATGGTGCAGAGGATCTGGCGCTGGCCCGCGCAACGGCAAAGGCGATTGACGAGGTGACGAAGGGCATCGAGGGATTCGCCTTCAACAAGGCCATCGCAAAGCTTTACGAATTCACCAACACCTTGCAGCGGTCGCAGGCAGGGGCCTCTGCCAAGCGTGACGCGATGAAGGTGATGGCCCAGCTGATGCAGCCTATGACCCCGCATCTGGCCGAAGAGGTTTGGTCGATGCTGGGTGGCGCTGGCCTTGTGACGCTGGCCCCTTGGCCCAAGGCGGACCCTGCGCTGTTGGTGGAGGATGAGGTGACCCTGCCCATTCAGATCAATGGCAAGCGGCGGGCGGAAATCACCGTTCCCAAGGATATGGCCGCGACTGAGGTTGAAAAGATCGCCCTAGCAGACGAAGCTGTGATCAAGTTCCTTGCCGGGCAGCCGGTGAAGAAGATCATCGTCGTGCCGGGGCGCATCATCAATGTCGTTGTCTGA
- a CDS encoding DUF3576 domain-containing protein, producing the protein MNLHRWARVALMGGVLVSLSACGSGIASGDSGLFRRGGGAATIPSEDVLARRERAEAQRAALERAEGTKTNRSSFFDLFRNGTDPNTTVEVNKYLWVAAQDVLNFLPIESVDPFTGVIVTGFGTPPGGGRAYRATIYVQDPALDARSLKVALQSRGGGAVDAGTVRAVEDAILTRARQLRIQDSNL; encoded by the coding sequence ATGAACCTGCATCGCTGGGCACGGGTCGCGCTGATGGGCGGCGTTCTTGTCTCTCTGTCCGCCTGCGGCTCTGGCATTGCAAGCGGCGATAGCGGCCTGTTCCGGCGCGGCGGCGGGGCGGCGACGATTCCGTCTGAGGACGTGCTGGCGCGGCGCGAACGTGCCGAGGCGCAGCGCGCGGCACTGGAGAGGGCCGAAGGGACGAAGACCAACCGGTCGTCTTTCTTTGATCTGTTCCGCAATGGCACGGACCCGAACACCACCGTCGAGGTGAACAAGTATCTGTGGGTTGCAGCGCAGGATGTTCTGAATTTCCTGCCAATCGAATCGGTTGATCCCTTTACCGGGGTTATCGTGACGGGCTTTGGCACGCCGCCGGGTGGTGGACGGGCCTATCGCGCCACGATCTATGTTCAGGATCCGGCGCTGGATGCGCGCAGCCTGAAGGTGGCGCTGCAATCGCGGGGCGGTGGCGCTGTGGATGCCGGAACCGTGCGCGCGGTTGAAGATGCGATCCTGACCCGGGCGCGCCAATTGCGGATTCAGGACAGCAACCTGTAA